The DNA window AAGAAATGGCTGGATTTGTGTACAACCCCCTGACTAGGCAATGGTCACTATCAGACGATATTAGCGTGAACTTCATCGCCTTTGGTActaaaaatagcaattaaagaCTGGCCAGTGTAcatatttcttttttaatatattttttgctCTAATGACAATTATAGagattaacaaataaaaatacgGTAAAATCAACgatgtaacattttaaagcaAAAATTGGCACTGAACCGCCTATTACGTTTACATATCTGCTAGTAAGGATTGTGTTGGGTGGGTTTAGGCTAAATTTTATCAGATTTTGGGTCATGTAGTTTacaatttgattcatttttttcttaatacgATTAGCATAGCATGCATGGAAAAGTAAAACAGAAGGGTACATCAACTATATGATTAAATATGAAGATGAAAATAAATGCAGTTAATTcgtaattgaaatataataaaacttaaaaaaattatcatccATGTGCCCAAAATATGCTTTGTACACTAACTATTTCCAATTTCAAGCTACTCAACTTAAAAGCCAAAGATTTCAAGTTCATGTTCACTGGCTCTCTTTCTCGAATATCTCGAAGTATTGGTAAATAAGAGTAGCGGCAAGCAAAATTCCAGTTCCTGAGCCAATTGCTCCCATGGAATCTGCCAATATTGAGAGTGCTCCTATGCACATTCCTCCAAAGGCAGCTGCTATCGGAATGTAGCGATTCAATTCCTTTTCTAAGTTTGAATCACGGTGTCCTGTCATAATCATGTGTTGATCCTGCacaaccaaaaaaaatataagttccGTAAACATATATCATTTATTTAGTGTATTATCTTATTCATTCGAGAACTTAATTCAATCATACAGAACACGTAGATATTAAACAAGCGCGTCTTAAACATTATactaatttctttttaatgaaAACAATACCTTGAGCTGCTTAGCAACATCTTTGGCAGAAGACCCCGAAACCTCAATCCACGTCTTCGAGAAGAGAGCGCATGCTGAAAGCATGAATACGACATAGAAGAGAGCATGGAAAGGATTGGCTGCCATATCGGCCAAACTGCATTGCAAGAGAAAAATGTTTAGACATGAACAAAATGTGAACCAACTTGGCAAAATATACACAGTGCTAAAATCACTATACTATAAAGATAGTTCACCTTGATGGAGGTGTCACATAGTAAGCAAGACCACCAACTGGGATAGATCGACCACTGGAGTATCCAGTTTCTTTCCATATTCCCAAAAGATCTACCAACAAATTTCCACCGAACCTATTGTATAGCAACTgcacaaaaaaaacataatgtCAATACTAAATAGGTAAGGCAATGAACCAATGTGAAGCGAGTTGTGATACCTGAGAGATGAAATAAAGATTGGATACAAGCGCGGATTGCAGAATAATCGGCATGTTCGATGTGTAAAACAGCTTAATGGGATACGACCCTTGTTGACCACGGGCATTCTTAGACTTGAGAGGCAGAACCACACGAAATCCTTGAAAATATATCACGATCAAAAAGATCAAAACGGTAGCGAGCAAGCTGGTAAGATTAGGCAGATTCTGCCTATAGAAAGCCTCTCGGAGAGCGCTAACTTTATCCGTCCTAGTGATGAGAAGATGGAATAGAGCAACAACAGCACCTTCAAATTCAGCACCCCTACCGCTGTTGATCGTGGTTGGACTAAATCCTTTCCATATGATATTTTCACTGCACGAACAGCAACAGAACATTATGggcaaaacaaaataaaaatatttaaaggaAGGGGAGATAAAATTAAGAATGTACTGCACCAGGTATTGGTAGCAATGAAGAGGGAAATGGCAGAGCCTAGACCGTATCCCTTTTGGAGAAGCTCGTCGAGGCAAATAACAATAATGGCAGCAAAAGTTAGCTGAATGATAATGAGAAGAGCATTCCCAACACCAAGCTGCCCAACGCTACCATACATCCCAGAGAGCACATAAGCAAGAGCCTCACCAACAGCAATCAGAATCCCCAACAATTTTTGTGCTCCATTgctatatataaaaagaaaaggccACATTAATCATAACCACACAAATCTAAACAAGATAACATAAATCATACATACAAAAAAGAACTTACAGAAGAGCACGATCCTCGCGAACATTGTTATCAACTTGAATAAGTTTAGAACCAGCTAGAAGCTGCATAACCAAGCCAGAAGTAAGAATAGGAGTAATTCCAAGCTCCATAAGAGTACCACGATTGGAAGCCATAATTGCACGCATCCAATATAATGGATCCGCGCCTGTTGTCGAATGAATGCCGTAGAGCGGGAGCTGACTGCACACCAGAAATATAAAAAGAGATAGCAGAGTGTAAATAACTTTCCGTCGGAACGAGACCTTGTGGTCGGGATTCTGCACTTCCGGCAGAATAGGTAGAAACGGTTTTACCAAATCCAATACTTTAAATCCTCCTCCCATCTCTTACAATGCcaattttttataatgaaaactaagataaaaaatttgaacttgGCAAGATATTACGACTTATGTCTAGTGATTTAGTGTTTGATATAATAAGAATAGAATGAAGCAAGGCACTGTATTTATAGTTTATGG is part of the Mercurialis annua linkage group LG3, ddMerAnnu1.2, whole genome shotgun sequence genome and encodes:
- the LOC126675345 gene encoding uncharacterized protein LOC126675345; amino-acid sequence: MGGGFKVLDLVKPFLPILPEVQNPDHKVSFRRKVIYTLLSLFIFLVCSQLPLYGIHSTTGADPLYWMRAIMASNRGTLMELGITPILTSGLVMQLLAGSKLIQVDNNVREDRALLNGAQKLLGILIAVGEALAYVLSGMYGSVGQLGVGNALLIIIQLTFAAIIVICLDELLQKGYGLGSAISLFIATNTCENIIWKGFSPTTINSGRGAEFEGAVVALFHLLITRTDKVSALREAFYRQNLPNLTSLLATVLIFLIVIYFQGFRVVLPLKSKNARGQQGSYPIKLFYTSNMPIILQSALVSNLYFISQLLYNRFGGNLLVDLLGIWKETGYSSGRSIPVGGLAYYVTPPSSLADMAANPFHALFYVVFMLSACALFSKTWIEVSGSSAKDVAKQLKDQHMIMTGHRDSNLEKELNRYIPIAAAFGGMCIGALSILADSMGAIGSGTGILLAATLIYQYFEIFEKESQ